The genome window CCTTTCATCTGAGAGATGATCTCATATAACCGCTTCGAATTATCGAATCGGGATGTGAAGACAATTTCCTGGATCATGTCAAAGGCAAATCCAAGCTTGTCATACAACACTTTTGCGTTGAACTCATAGGTAGCCTTGAATTCATTGTGCTTATGCGCGTTGGCATACGATCCAATCCCGCTATGAATACCGCCCGAATGGATATGAATTTCATTGGACAATTCATTGAAGGAGTAGTTTTGAGTATCCACGTAACCCAGTACATTTTTCAGCAATCCTGCATACGGCAGCAGATGACGTGGCACTTCTTTGATATCGAACAGCAGTCTCAGATAACCAATCCCGTTCGTGTAGAGGTTATGATGCAGAATGGTTGTGCCGTCGACCTGATTCACCGTTTGATGCAACGTAGAAGCTTTGGGATCAATATCTTCAATCGATAACGTCGGAATAACCTGCTGCTGCTCTTTGGTTGAAGGTGTATTCTGATATTCGGCGAGTGCTTCCGTTTTCTGAATCAGTGTCTGAACTTCTTCCTCGCTAAGTCCGGCCTGAATGGTTTTCAGACGTGCTTTCAGCGCTTCTTCTTTACGTGAATTCAACCCTTTGTCCGGTGTCAGGGCTACGAAGGAAGTATGTGTGTTTTGCAATAAATACTTCTCAATTAGTTGCTCAAAGTAACCTTCGTTCATTTTTGTCCGCAGCTCAGCAAATACGTCATTGGCCTCCAGATGGGTGAATGGTGCCCCTTCATCGTACAGCCAGCTTTGCAGGGAAGAGAATCCGTAGATCAGGCCCTTCGGCATTCTGCCATAGTCTGCTTCTCTGTGATTGAACTCATACGAGTTAATGCCGGCAAGGAGCGCCTTAGGATCGAAGCCTTCTTTCACCACACGCTCAAGCACTTCTTTTACCGTTCCCAGGAAATCCTCTTTGCTCGACAGATTGCTCTTCTTCAGTCCCACCGTGAACACAGGCTGATACAGACTGTCATCATACGAACCGTAAACGTCCTTCGCAATGCCTTTATCCAGCAACGCCTGTTTCAATACCGCTCCCGGAGCGTTCAGCAGGGCGTATAACAGAATTTGAAACGAAATGTTCAGTTCCTTGTCCAGACTTGTGCCAATCACCGCATTATAGGTCAAGAAGCTGTTATCCACTTCGGATTCCGTACTTCCCGCAGAGTAAGTCTTAACCGTGTCTACCCGTTCTGCAAAGGCAGGTTGAAGTTGGATAGCCGAATCAATCTCGATTCGATCATATGCACTCAGATAGTTCTCATCAAGCCATTGCAACTTCTCTTCCATATCCATATCCCCGTAGAGATAGATGTAACTGTTGGAAGGATGATAGTATCTCGTGTGGAAATCCAGCAGCCCCTGATAAGTTAAATCCAGAATCGCTTCCGGGAATCCGCCAGACTCGGAGGAATATGTAGTATCCGGGAAAAGGGAGTTCAGCACTTCTCTGCGCACCATACGTTCCGGTGAAGAAAAGGCACCCTTCATCTCGTTATATACAACTCCGTTGTAAGTTAACTCATCATCGGCCGAGGTCAGATTGTAATTCCAACCTTCCTGCAAAAATATTTTTTCATTCTCATAAATATTCGTATTCAATACCGCGTCCAGATAAATATCCATCAGATTATGGAAGTCATGATCATTACGACTCGCGATCGGGTAGATCGTCTTATCGGGATACGTCATGGCGTTAAGGAATGTATTCAATGAACCTTTCAGCAACTCAACAAAAGAATCCTTGGCCGGAAATTTCTTGGACCCACAGAGCACGGAATGTTCGAGGATATGGGCTACCCCTGTATCATCTTCCGGAGGTGTGCGGAAACCGATACTGAATACTTTGTTGTCGTCCTGATTGGACAAAAGTACGATTTTGGCTCCGGATTTCTGGTGCTCCAACAGATACGCATCCGATTTCAGTTCTTCAATTCTGCGCTCCTGTAACACCTTGTATGGCTTAAGCTGTTTCAACATAAACTTGAGTCCTCCGTCCATAAGATTGTTTTATTGGTTTTGTGACTCTATATAAGTTCAGATATGGTTATTTACACGAGCACTCCGATGACAGAATAACCTTCCGATCGCTGTTATCCCCAGATTTTTTTGATTCCCTTTTGAAAGGGAAAATCCGGGGATAAAGGCGCCCGCTTCGCTTCTTCAGGTTATTTCTGTCCTCTCCGTTATCGTGTAAATGTGTAGTTGAACTTATATCGTTCAGCAAGGTAAAGGTAATATATGCCTATGGATAGTATACACCATTGTTCCGTCTCTTCATAAAAGTCAGATAAATGTATCCTCTGATATGTATTATGCAGGGTTTATGTTTATGAACTGCATGGTGAAGTGGTCAGGTATAACATGACATTCATACTAAAGAACACAAAAAAAGATCGCATGCAGCTTGGTTAACAAGCGTCATACGATCTTTCTTTTTAAGATGCCGAGGACCGGGATCGAACCGGTACGGTAGTCACCTACCGCAGGATTTTAAGTCCTGTGCGTCTGCCAATTCCGCCACCCCGGCAGGATTATGTATTTCTTGGCGACAAGAAATATCTTACCATGAACTAATTAACTTTGCAACACTTTTTATAAAATAATCTAACTATATAAGTTTAACTAAGGGTTTACACGATAACGGAGAGGACAGAAAAAACTGAAAAAGCGAAGCGTTCGCCTTTATCACCGGATTTTCCCTTTCAAAAGGGAATCGAAAAAATCTGGGGATAACAGCGATTAGAAGGTAATTCTGTCATCGTAGTGTCAGTGTTAATAATCTTTAGTTCAACTTATAAAAAATGAAACAGGCACTGTAAGCGTCAGCTCACAGTGCCTAGAAAGTCCGAGTTGCGGTCCCGGACTTCCGGTAAACCAATCTATATTAAGGGAGGTGTGAGATAAGAATACCTCCCCAACATTAAAGAAACCTAAAATCAGCCTTAAATTAAACTAAAAAAGTAAAATCGGTCGAACACGGGCCGCCTCTTCCTCACTGCACTCCACAATAACCAAGATATGGTCCTTTAACAGCCAATCTTCATAATACCGTGCATCTTCTTCCGAGATCCCCGCTTCAGTCAGTGTAAGCACCAAATCATCGGTCTCACTCCCAATCTCATTACCAGCGAGCCTGCGTACTGCTTTTCCGATCGACATCGTCTGATCCATCCGTTTCCCCAGACCAGCCAATATCCCTTTTAGCGCGCCAAAGGCACCATCCGTTCCTGCACCTTTTAATGGCTTGGGCAGCCCCGTCTTCTCGCTCACCAGCTCGAGATTAAGCTGTTCCTTCGCCACGGCTCCCAGATATTTATCCTTAATACCTTGCTCTTTAGCCTTATTCAGCATAATTATAGCCTCGTTCTCGGTACGGGCCAGCCCAATAATCAATTGTGTCATTCCGTTCCCCTCCTTTTACCCTAATATAACCCCGTAATGACCATTCAAAAACGGATAATCCACAGCTAAGACAAATCACCTATGGGATTACTTATTTCTCTTCTGGAAATCTATACCTAGTTCTGATAGACTAGATAAAGAAGACAAATTAACCATTGAAAACATTGACATATGGATTTAACATCTCATAATCAGGAGCAATGACTTATGAAAAAAGAGGTAGAAATTGCCATCCGGCGCAAACAACAGATCACGGTTCGTAATACAAGCGGTCAGACGGTAACCGGTTATCCCGAGCGAACCGCTGATACATCCATTCTCTCCTTACGTACCGTTCACGGAAGTCTGTGGATACCGTTTGATGAGGTTGAACATGTTACACGTCTGTTAAGCATCCGGTCTCATCATTTAAGTGGAATGCAACTCGTATAGTCGGATCTGTAATCCTAGAAACTCAGTTCCCGTATAGATACGTTAATTAAATCTATTTATGCAAGCACATCATACCAAAAAACCAGACGCATGCACGTCTGGTTTTTCTCTTTTTGTTACTTCACTACAAACTTCACTCGCGTTCCATCCGGATATGTACTTAACTGATTCCCTACCCATGAACCTGCACCACGATTATCCTTCGGGGTAATGTATTGGATATCTGCACCTGTGCCACCCTCAGCGCACATCGCCATAGGCCACTCGTCACGATCCTTACCTTTTTTGACCGGAACACCCTTGAGTGATAGATCCCGATTGGCCTCAGCTCCACTACGATCAATGGTGCATACATCCGAATGCCCTGCTTTAATGGCAGCTTTAATATGATTGGCTGTTTCGGGATAGCGCTCAGAAGGAAACGTAATGGTATGGTCTACACTCTTATTCGTTCCTCCGAATGGATTAGGTATCTCCTCCGGCCATTCTCCCCCCGCCCAGGCGTAGAGGGCTACCAGCAGCATCGCTACCAGTGTCAGTACCTGCTTTTTGAAGCCTTGTTTACCTTTTCGTTTTCGTCCAGTGCGTCTCTTACTCATGCTGTGTCTCCCCCATTCAACATTAGCATTATAACAGAACGCCCGTTCGCAAAACAATAAAACAAATAAAAAAACAGCCGAGACCACCCGGCTGTCCTGCTTGTTTGATTATCCTACATTGGGAATGGCCTGTTGGCGCAGTAAAGGCAGTGTCACCTCAAACTGTGTACCTATTCCCTCGGTACTCTCTACTGTAATCTGGCCATTCATCAGTTCCAGCAGTTCTTTGCAGATGGTCAGCCCCAGCCCGCTTCCGCCAAATCGACGCGCATGGGAGATGTCAGTCTGGGTAAATGCATCAAACAATTGTTCAATCTGATGCTGAGGAATGCCAATTCCCGTATCACGCACAGAGAATACCAAAACTATGGTATCCATGATTTGTTTCCTCACATCCACCTGTAACTGCACTTCACCTTGTTCCGTGAACTTGATCGCATTACTCAGCAAATTATCCAGTACCTGCCGAAGTCTTAGCGGGTCACCGATAAGCACATCGGGAACATTCAGATCAGCATGACAGAGCAAACGTATGTGTTTATTCCGCGCTGCAGGCTCATGTGTCTTTACAATCTGTTGAATCAGCTTCAACGGTTGAAACTCAATGTTTTCGACATCCATTTTGCCTCTGCCCAGTTTCGCCATATCCAGGCTATTGTTAACGATGTTAAGCAACGCCTCACTCGATTGACGTGCAAGCTCCAGATATTCTCTCTGCTCATCCGTAATTTCACCCATACTGGCAAGTTCGATCATTCCCATAATGCCGTTGAGCGGGGTACGAAGCTCGTGATTCAGCTTTCCGATGAATTCCAATTGCCCTCTGCTGTTCATCTCAGCCATGGAAGTTGCGAATTTTAACTGTTGTTCGGCATACTTCCGTTCTGAGATATCATATTGAATGCCTACAAAATATAAACACTCCCCAGATTCATTAAAGATCGGATCAATATTCAGTTCGTTCCAGAACTTCTGGCCACTTTTTGTATAATTTAAGATATCAATCTTAATGGACTGTTGTTTCTTTAATGCATCACGAATCTGCATTACTGTTTCGGGGTCTGTGTCCTGTCCTTGCAAGAATCGGCAATTCTGTCCTACAGACTCTTCATACGTGTATCCTGTCAGCCGGGTAAAGTGTTCGTTTACATACATGAGCGGAAGCTCAGGCAAGGTAGCATCGACCACGGTCACGGAGGATTTCACTTTCGAGATGATAAATTCCCACTGTAATGGGAGTTGATTATGTTGGCTCATGCCTTCCTCCTTCATCTCACACACGTTAATGTTTATATAGTCTGTATTCGTACATTATATGGAGATACAACTAACCAAATGGTATGTGTTGATATTGGAACAATATATTTTAATTGTAACACAGTTATTCAAGTCGTGTGGTTTATGGGTAATAGTTGATAACTAACATTCGACATTAACCTATCTGTCATCAGGAGGAATACGCATGAAATTTCTGTTAATCATCATCATTATTATTTTGATCGTAGTCTTTTTTACCAGACGTAAACGTTAAGATGAGATTGTTATGTAAGTAAGAAAGGAAGATGGGTATGAGAACCCTCTTTTTTATATTCATGGTACTCTGTATCATCAATTTCTGTTTCCCAAAATTCGGCTGGTATCTGCGCTATGGCTGGATTTTCCGCGGTGAGGCCGAACCCAGCAGGCCTTATATGACGATGGTAAGAACGACCAGCCTGCTGATGTTACTTATCGCCTTCACACTCACTATGGCATGAACGTTAACCATTAGAAGATGACTGCCCTGTTGGGCAGTTTCTTTTTTTGTGCTGAAATGACGGGAAAATGATAACTTTGTTTGTGGTGTAATGATGACAATGCCCGTAATATAGATATATCGTTTCGGAAAGGACATCACTGGCATGAACATCGCATTTTATCCGTATTGGGCCGCCAAAACGCTGCTCTCGCTTATTAATGTCATATATATCATGGTCATTACTACGTTGATTTACAGTCACACTGGATCGGTACTCTATGCTGCAATGTTTCCACTAATTCAGATCATTACACATATAACAGCAGGTTTCACTTTGCCATTACTTGTGAACCATTTCCCATTCTCCAAACTATTGATCCGCATTTCCATAGCCAAAACATTCATCATGACCTGTGTAGCCATTTCATTGAGTCACTTAATTTCACAGCTACCGCTTCTATTGATCGGCATGGCCGTACTATCCTTTTTGAATGGATGGGAATCCCTGTTACTGAATGCTTTGACACCACAATTGGTTCAGGGAGAAGATCTTGCAAAAGCCAATAGCCTCCTCACTTTCTCCAACCAGACTGTAACCATTGTCGGTTACGCCATGACGGGATTCGCCGTGATGAACTGGGGGGCGTCACAGACTTTCTGGGCAGCTACAAGCCTGTCCTGGGCCGTTCTAATTTTCCTAATTACCCTTGGCTCGCTCACACGCGGTATAGAACAATCCCAGGAATCTGATGTACCGCGTCACGAATGGAGGGAAGGCTGGAGTATGCTCCGGAAGAATCCAACATTACGACTGATCACGCTTATGGACATTGCCCAGGCACTTGCGGGTTCGATCTGGATTGGAGCTATAACGCTGGCCTTTGCAAAAGAAGTTCTGGCACGAGGAGAAGGCTGGTGGGGACTTATGAACTCGAGTTACGCTGTTGGAACCATGCTTGGAGGTATGCTGGCTCTTGCACTGGCCAAACGGATTCGGAAGCATTTAATCGCTAGCATGACCATGGGTTCTCTTCTCTTGAGCATGCTGACCATCGTTTATGGTATAAACAACCTGCCATGGCTCGCTCTGGTGTTATGCATTATCATGGGTCCAGTTCATCAGATTCGTAATCTGGCTCAGCAGACAGCGCTTCAGAACAGTGTCCCTGTCGAATCTCTAACCCAGGTATACGCCACACATGGCGTCCTGATCTCCACGGTTACGAGTGTGTCCATAGTTATCTTTGGTCTAGCCGCTGATCAGCTGGGCGTTCAATGGGTGTACCTCATTGGTGGAGCCTTATTCCTCGCGTCTGCAATATGCTCATTATTACTCGGCACGGTTCACAGGAGCCAGCCCATTGCTAAACATACGAAAAATATGTAAATCAAAAAGACGAGCATCCTCTGCTCGTCCCATACAATCTCAATCCAATCGATAATCTGTCAGCGGCTTGCCTTGTTTATAGTACAAGGTGGGTGACAATATGTTGAAGAAAATATGTACATCCGGCATGTACGCTTCTTCCAGAATAGCCTGCAACGACGATGCAATCCGGTTATGGACCTCCTGATCACGTTGAAACATCAAAATCTCTATAGAAGCCGGAGAAGGTGTTAGCGCTTGTACATCATGACGCTCTGCCTTCATTCTCTCCCGTGGAATATGAGTAATAAGGGCCATCTGCTCTGTAATTTGCGGTACAACTTCCTCTAGTTGAGGACCTGTAAATCCTTTAAAGCGAATAAACGGCATTGCTATCCCTTCAATCTCTGTTAATAGTCTCTTATGTGATTTTAAGCACATTGTTTTCAGTTGTCAAATGTCATGGATGACATATGTTGTTTCTTATTTATAGGAAAAGCCCCGCTGAAGTCTCAGCGGAGCCACTGTTTACACGTTACTATACGTGACTTACAGCCAGAAAGATTTTGTGATGATCACGAGCAGGATGAAAAGCACGAGAATCGCACTTGTAGAAGTCCATCCACCGAATCCACCAACATTGCCACAACCGTATCCAACTTGACTCATTTGATTGGCCTCCTTTGAATTTCAAGGTATGCCATAACATATGCGTATTCTG of Paenibacillus sp. FSL R5-0517 contains these proteins:
- a CDS encoding insulinase family protein, with product MLKQLKPYKVLQERRIEELKSDAYLLEHQKSGAKIVLLSNQDDNKVFSIGFRTPPEDDTGVAHILEHSVLCGSKKFPAKDSFVELLKGSLNTFLNAMTYPDKTIYPIASRNDHDFHNLMDIYLDAVLNTNIYENEKIFLQEGWNYNLTSADDELTYNGVVYNEMKGAFSSPERMVRREVLNSLFPDTTYSSESGGFPEAILDLTYQGLLDFHTRYYHPSNSYIYLYGDMDMEEKLQWLDENYLSAYDRIEIDSAIQLQPAFAERVDTVKTYSAGSTESEVDNSFLTYNAVIGTSLDKELNISFQILLYALLNAPGAVLKQALLDKGIAKDVYGSYDDSLYQPVFTVGLKKSNLSSKEDFLGTVKEVLERVVKEGFDPKALLAGINSYEFNHREADYGRMPKGLIYGFSSLQSWLYDEGAPFTHLEANDVFAELRTKMNEGYFEQLIEKYLLQNTHTSFVALTPDKGLNSRKEEALKARLKTIQAGLSEEEVQTLIQKTEALAEYQNTPSTKEQQQVIPTLSIEDIDPKASTLHQTVNQVDGTTILHHNLYTNGIGYLRLLFDIKEVPRHLLPYAGLLKNVLGYVDTQNYSFNELSNEIHIHSGGIHSGIGSYANAHKHNEFKATYEFNAKVLYDKLGFAFDMIQEIVFTSRFDNSKRLYEIISQMKGNLQRNLINSGHSAGIGRSSSKHSAVADFREAVSGIAFYQWLEDLQANFEARKEELSSSLQELTGYIFRPENLLVSYTADEQGYEGLEQQVSDLKAKLFTHEVGKEEFTFLPATHKEGFRSPSEVQYVVQTGNYIDKGYQYTGSLRVLQGILSLDYLWTNIRAKGGAYGCMSGFRRNGDSYVASYRDPNLAKTYKVYEEIPQYLTDFRADEREMTRYIIGAIQDLDTPRTPYGEGAFSLECYLSNVTEADLQQERDEVLSTKESDIIGFAALLSDILEQQQRCVIGNENKIEEQKQMFDETLDLIKN
- a CDS encoding NucA/NucB deoxyribonuclease domain-containing protein, whose protein sequence is MSKRRTGRKRKGKQGFKKQVLTLVAMLLVALYAWAGGEWPEEIPNPFGGTNKSVDHTITFPSERYPETANHIKAAIKAGHSDVCTIDRSGAEANRDLSLKGVPVKKGKDRDEWPMAMCAEGGTGADIQYITPKDNRGAGSWVGNQLSTYPDGTRVKFVVK
- a CDS encoding ATP-binding protein; this encodes MSQHNQLPLQWEFIISKVKSSVTVVDATLPELPLMYVNEHFTRLTGYTYEESVGQNCRFLQGQDTDPETVMQIRDALKKQQSIKIDILNYTKSGQKFWNELNIDPIFNESGECLYFVGIQYDISERKYAEQQLKFATSMAEMNSRGQLEFIGKLNHELRTPLNGIMGMIELASMGEITDEQREYLELARQSSEALLNIVNNSLDMAKLGRGKMDVENIEFQPLKLIQQIVKTHEPAARNKHIRLLCHADLNVPDVLIGDPLRLRQVLDNLLSNAIKFTEQGEVQLQVDVRKQIMDTIVLVFSVRDTGIGIPQHQIEQLFDAFTQTDISHARRFGGSGLGLTICKELLELMNGQITVESTEGIGTQFEVTLPLLRQQAIPNVG
- a CDS encoding MFS transporter, coding for MNIAFYPYWAAKTLLSLINVIYIMVITTLIYSHTGSVLYAAMFPLIQIITHITAGFTLPLLVNHFPFSKLLIRISIAKTFIMTCVAISLSHLISQLPLLLIGMAVLSFLNGWESLLLNALTPQLVQGEDLAKANSLLTFSNQTVTIVGYAMTGFAVMNWGASQTFWAATSLSWAVLIFLITLGSLTRGIEQSQESDVPRHEWREGWSMLRKNPTLRLITLMDIAQALAGSIWIGAITLAFAKEVLARGEGWWGLMNSSYAVGTMLGGMLALALAKRIRKHLIASMTMGSLLLSMLTIVYGINNLPWLALVLCIIMGPVHQIRNLAQQTALQNSVPVESLTQVYATHGVLISTVTSVSIVIFGLAADQLGVQWVYLIGGALFLASAICSLLLGTVHRSQPIAKHTKNM
- a CDS encoding DUF1904 family protein, which translates into the protein MPFIRFKGFTGPQLEEVVPQITEQMALITHIPRERMKAERHDVQALTPSPASIEILMFQRDQEVHNRIASSLQAILEEAYMPDVHIFFNILSPTLYYKQGKPLTDYRLD
- a CDS encoding YjcZ family sporulation protein encodes the protein MSQVGYGCGNVGGFGGWTSTSAILVLFILLVIITKSFWL